The following proteins are co-located in the Paenibacillus sp. FSL H8-0079 genome:
- a CDS encoding DoxX family protein produces MSVLSIVLQVILGLGFLMFGFMKFGSKQMVEGFKNYGYPGAFRVFTGLIEVIAAGLVIAGIWSEGLAALGGLLIVVTMIGAIITHIKIKDQLKQMLMPIILLILGLVVLLINYGSLFV; encoded by the coding sequence ATGAGTGTTCTATCCATTGTTCTGCAAGTGATATTAGGGTTAGGTTTTCTTATGTTTGGCTTTATGAAGTTTGGGTCCAAGCAGATGGTGGAAGGATTCAAGAACTATGGATATCCTGGAGCGTTCCGAGTATTTACAGGGTTGATCGAAGTCATTGCAGCAGGTTTAGTTATTGCAGGTATATGGAGTGAGGGTTTGGCTGCATTGGGTGGTTTACTCATCGTGGTAACGATGATCGGTGCCATCATTACTCACATTAAAATAAAGGATCAATTAAAACAAATGCTCATGCCGATCATTTTATTAATTCTGGGCTTGGTCGTATTGCTAATCAATTACGGATCTTTGTTTGTGTGA